In a single window of the Renibacterium salmoninarum ATCC 33209 genome:
- the orn gene encoding oligoribonuclease: protein MSISSERIVWIDCEMTGLDLEADALIEVAVLITDSELNILDDGVDVVIKPDAAALAQMNDFVRNMHTTSKLLDELPNGLTMAAAQDIVLTYIKKFLPDPGKAQLGGNSIGTDKMFLARDMPELIEHLHYRVIDVSTIKELSRRWYPRAYFQSPAKHGGHRALGDIQDSINELRYYREAVFMPSPGPDTPTAQQISRNIVTSGHVDVASTPTDPVE, encoded by the coding sequence GTGTCTATTTCTTCTGAACGAATCGTATGGATCGATTGCGAGATGACCGGCTTGGATTTAGAAGCCGATGCGCTGATCGAAGTCGCCGTGCTGATCACTGATTCTGAGCTCAATATCCTTGACGACGGCGTTGATGTGGTGATCAAGCCGGACGCTGCGGCCTTAGCGCAAATGAACGATTTTGTTCGCAACATGCATACGACGTCGAAATTGCTCGACGAACTTCCCAACGGACTCACCATGGCGGCGGCGCAAGATATTGTGCTGACTTATATCAAAAAGTTTTTGCCCGATCCCGGTAAAGCCCAACTTGGCGGCAATTCTATTGGCACCGACAAAATGTTCCTGGCCCGAGATATGCCGGAGCTCATTGAGCATCTGCACTATCGAGTAATTGACGTGTCCACCATCAAAGAACTGTCTAGACGCTGGTATCCACGAGCCTATTTTCAGTCTCCGGCAAAGCACGGTGGACACCGAGCGCTCGGTGATATCCAAGACTCAATCAATGAATTGCGTTACTACCGAGAAGCAGTTTTTATGCCATCTCCAGGCCCCGATACCCCGACAGCACAGCAAATTTCTCGAAATATTGTCACAAGTGGGCACGTCGATGTCGCGAGCACCCCAACGGATCCTGTAGAGTAG